TGGGTTTTCTGCTCACCGCCTGGCCGTTCCTCGTCGCCCTGGTCATCGGGCACGCGGTGGCCGCGCTCGTGCCGATGCGGCCGCGGCGGCCCTGGTCGCTGGGCTGGGGTGTCGTGACGTGGGTGGTGACGGTCGCCGGAGGGATGCTGCTGCGCATCGTCAGCGGCGACACGGCCGAGGCCGCGTTCATCATCGTCGCCACGCTCGTGCTGGGTGTGTTCCTGCTGGGCTGGCGTCTGGCCGCACTGCTCGTGCGTCGCTATCGCGGTGCGCGCGAGCCCGCCTGACCCGTCTCGATCGCGGGCGGCCGCACCCGGTCTCAGCGCGGCGCCTGTGCCGCCAGCCGGTCGGCGGCGGTGATCTCTCGGCGCGTCCAGGTGAACAGATAGCGCGCGTCGAAGCGGCGCGAGCACTTCGCGCACGAGGTCTCGCGCGCGGGCTTGCGATGCCGGTAGGCGACGTGTCCCGCCGGGCACTCGCCGATCCACGGCGCCAGCTCGGTCGCTGTCTCGCCGTGATGGGTCGTGCCGCCGACGTACCCCAGTTCGCGTGCGACGCGCCGCCACTCCGGACCGTGCGCGGCGGCGTGACCGGCGATCGCATGCGCGACCTCGTGCAGCAGCGTCTGATGGACCTCGTCGTCGTCGAACCGCGCGGCCAGGTACCGCGAGACCGTGATGCGCTTGCGCCGGTAGTCGCACAGCCCGGCCCGCCGCTTGGCGTGGTCGAAGTCGAACGTCCACGACTCGTCGAGATGCATGGCGATCAGCGCCTGTGCCCAGACGCGCACGCGGTTCGGATCGGCCATGAGATCAGAGTAGATCCGCCTACCGACATCGGCTCGGGCTGCGGTGGTCCGTTCCTCAGACCAGAACGTCGGACGTGGCGGCGCTGCGGCGCTCGGCGGCCTCGATGGCGCGCAGCGCCTTCTCGAGCTCACCGTCGTCGGCACCGGCCTCGCGGCGCAGGAACAGCGAGCGCTTGAAGCTCTCGCGGGCCTCGTCGAAGTCGCGCGCCTCGTAGGCGTTGCGGCCGTGGTGCTGGTGGGCGAAGGCGGCGATGCCGGCCCACCCCTGGCCCTCGGCCTCGTTCGCGCAGGTGGCGAGCTCCTGGGCGGCGGCGGCGTGCGCGCCGCGGTTCTGCAGCACGGTCGCGTGCAGCACGCGGGCGCGCAGCAGGTCCTTGCGGGTGCCGGCCATCCGGGCCTGACGCACGGTTTCATCGGCGAGCTCGAGGGCCTCATCGAGACGCTCGAGCACCTTCAGCAGCCACACCCGCTCCAGCAGCACCGGCAGGCTGCGCTGGTTCTCGATCTCGGCGAGCCGCGCGTTGCACTCGCGCTCATCGACGAGTTCGCGAAGGGTGTCGGGGTCGTATCCCTGGATCAAATTCACGACGTCTCCTCTCCGCGACTGCCGTCCAGTCTGCCTCGCCGACCTGGGAACCGTTCGAGGCACGCCCTGATACCGCCCAAACCGCCCGCGTCCACGTGCTCAGCGCAGGAAGATGCTCGCGTCGGGGCGCGGCGAGGCCACGGCATCCGCATCCGTCACGATCGCCGCCCCGCGCGCGAACGCGGCCACCTCGTCGCCCTGCACGATCTTCGCGGGGTGCGGGCCTGCGGCCAGGATCCGCGGCAGCCATTCGGTGGGGAGGGGACGAGCGGATGCCGCGAGCACGAGGTTGCCGAACCGGCGCCCCTTGAGCACCTGGGTGTCGGCGAGCAGGGCGATCTCGGGGAACACCGCCGCGGCCGTCGCGACCTGGCGGCGGGCGAACGCGAGCCCGGGACCGTCGGCGACGTTCACGAGCAGCACGCCGTCCGGGGCGAGCAGGTCGGCGATCTCGCGGTAGAACTCGACGCTGGTCAGGTGCGCGGGGGTCTGCGCCCCCGAGAACACGTCCGAGACGATGAGATCGCAGTTCCCGGTGAGCGCC
This is a stretch of genomic DNA from Microbacterium sp. YJN-G. It encodes these proteins:
- a CDS encoding SprT-like domain-containing protein, with protein sequence MADPNRVRVWAQALIAMHLDESWTFDFDHAKRRAGLCDYRRKRITVSRYLAARFDDDEVHQTLLHEVAHAIAGHAAAHGPEWRRVARELGYVGGTTHHGETATELAPWIGECPAGHVAYRHRKPARETSCAKCSRRFDARYLFTWTRREITAADRLAAQAPR
- a CDS encoding DUF3054 domain-containing protein, producing MRYLPAFVVDVVLVLIFAVIGRASHNEDPLGFLLTAWPFLVALVIGHAVAALVPMRPRRPWSLGWGVVTWVVTVAGGMLLRIVSGDTAEAAFIIVATLVLGVFLLGWRLAALLVRRYRGAREPA
- a CDS encoding spermidine synthase; amino-acid sequence: MGRARGRDAENPRARLDHGGIAEVAPSEFTSGYELVVDGTPQSHVDLDDPTHLHFEYIVRMGAVIDQLGASASAPLSAVHLGAGALTIPRYIEATRPGSRQQVIELEAPLVALVREQLPLPRNAAIRIRIGDAREGLRRLPPALTGNCDLIVSDVFSGAQTPAHLTSVEFYREIADLLAPDGVLLVNVADGPGLAFARRQVATAAAVFPEIALLADTQVLKGRRFGNLVLAASARPLPTEWLPRILAAGPHPAKIVQGDEVAAFARGAAIVTDADAVASPRPDASIFLR